The Filimonas lacunae genomic sequence AAGATGTTACCGGTGGTGCTGTCTTCCCATCCCGGAACTACAATGGGAATATTCTTTTCTGCAGCAGCTACAATCCAGCTGTCTTTAGGATCAATTTCATAATACTGTTTCAGCTCGCCGCTTAATACCACCTGGTATAAAAACTCGTGTGGGAAATAGCGCTCACCTTTTGCTTCTGCATCTTCCCATGCTTTTACCAGGTGCTTTTGCAAACGGCGGAAAGCTTCTTCTTCGGGGATACAGGTATCGGTAACGCGGTTGTAGTGATTTTCCAGTAAATCCCACTCATCCTGCGGAGTAAGATCACGGTAATTAGGAACGCGTTTATAACTTTTATGTGCTACCAGGTTCATTACATCTTCTTCCAGGTTGGCTCCCGTACAGCTGATGATCTGTATTTTATCCTGACGTATCATTTCGGCCAGTGAAATACCCAGTTCTGCTGTACTCATTGCGCCGGCAAGGGTTACCATCATTTTACCACCTTCGGCCAGGTGTGTTTCATACCCTTTGGCTGCGTCTACCAGCGCTGCACCGTTAAAGTGGCGGTAGTGGTGCTGTATAAACTGCGAAACAGGACCTTTACTCATCATTCAGAATTTTAGGGAGCAAAAGTAAGCCATTTGAGCTGTTTTACCCATCGATGTCTGTTAAACAACAGCGTTTGCAGCATATAACATTTTCCTGCCTGGCACGCCATCTAGTTTTAGCCGCACTTGTAAAAAGCAAGTGATATAACTATTTCATATCCAACATCCTTTTCTATTTTTTATGAAAAAAAAGCACTTGTACGGGTTGCTCGCATTCCTTTTCCTTTTCAGAACTTTTTATGGCTTATGCAATGAATTCTGGTTTGAAGATGAATTGCAGATCTATTTAATTGGATTAAAGAGTTTTACCACACATACCTGGCCTTATTACGGCCCGGATGTAGTGTATACCCACACACAGATTGCAGGTGGTTTGCAGGGGCTGCTGATAGCGGCGGCTTTTTGTATTGCCAGGCTTCCCGAATTGCCCACTGTGTTATTAAATGTGTTTTCTTTTGGTTGCATTGGCTTGCTGGCCTGGTACATTACCCGGCGTATTACAGGGGTACCCCAATGGTTTGTGTGGATTCTTTGTTGTACCACACCCTGGGCCTTGTTTTTTACCACACGGGTAACCAACCCCTCATATGTAATGGTGTTTGCCATACCCTTTTTTATATCCATACTGGAATTGCTGCCGGTGTATGAACATAAGCTGGTAAAGCCCACCCATGCCTGGCTGATAACCGGTTTTTGCACTGCCTGTATTATGCAGCTGCATATGTCGTGGGTGTTGTTAATGCCTTACACGGCGGTAGCCTGGATAGGCGCTTATAAAAAGGAGGGTGGTGTTGCGGCTTTGAAAAGCGGCCTGCTATACCTGGGCGGCTGGCTTGCAGGAGCAATTACCTTAATACCTACGCTGCTGCATCCTGATGCGTTGGCTGGTAAAACCATCAGCAACATTATGGTTAACACAGACAATATATCTAAGATTGTGCTGGTGCTGGCGCGTTACCTGAGTTTTGCCAGTTATGAAATTCCTTATATGCTGGGTGCACCGCAGGAAAGGATTGATACTTTAAAAGCCCTGCCCTGGATGATTCCGTTTACATTGGTGTTGCTGGTGGTGGGTTTTTTGCAGGTAGGCCTGTTTATCATTTCCTTTTTTACCGTAAAAGCAACAGAAGGCTGGAAGCAGGTAAAGTGGATGATGTTGTTTACCTGGCTAATGGTGTATGTGAGTTTTTTATTTGCCATTATAGGCCCTTCATCACATGCCTTTTATGTAGTGATGCCGTTACCGGTTATTTACTCATGTTACTGCTACCAATGGCTGATAAGCCTGAAACCGGTGCTGGTGAAAAGAATGTTGGGTGGTATGCTGGCGCTGGGCTTTGTTTTTCATTTGGGGTTGGGCTACTGGAACTACCGGCAGCACTCCTTATATGTAAACAGGCCCCTGATTCAAAAAGCGCTGGACCGTATGGATTATAAAATTGCAGGACAACGAAGAACAGATAAATGGGGCTATGGATATTAACTAAAAAAGGCGCCCGCAGAAGCAGGCGCCTTATAAAAATCAATTTGCAACAAAACTAAAAACTGTTATCTGGGTGCAACCACTAGATACGTGATTTCTTGAAAACAGAAACCTCACCTTGTGCGCTAACCTGTAATACAACTTTGTTTGTAGCGCTTACCATTGAAACGTAATAGTTTAAACCGTCTTTTACGTTGTCGAACTCAATAGTTTCAGTAACCTGGTAAGCTGCATATTTTTCAGCAATGTTTTTAGTAGCACGGGCAGGTAATTTGCTGTAGTCTACTGCATAGCTGGTACCAATTAATTCACCATCAGCATCGTAAAAGGCTTCCATCTTCTGCTCGTTCATGGTAAAGGAAGCTTTTACGTATAAATCCCCTGTTTTCCAACGAACGTTGGATGCGCCTTCAAACTGAGTTTGAAAGTGGTTCAACACTTTAGTATTTACAGTGTTGCCATCTGCAAAGGCATTTGCTGCTAAAGCAATTACCATCATTGCGGCGAATAATAACTTTTTCATGGTCTTTCTTGTTAAAATTTTTATAGATAGTTTCTATGTTCTCGTTTGTCTTTCCTGCTGATTGAATTGACGACCCAAAAGTAGAATGCAGGAACACGCTTTGGCAGGAATTGTGACCATTGGTATGATGAACGGCATCAGGTGTGATGAACGGTAATTAAAATGGGCTGAAAGGAAACTTAAAAAATGCTGAAATGCTTATGGGGCGTGCAAAGGCGGTGATTCCTTAAAAAAATCACAAAAGGTGTAATTCAATCATGAAATGTGATGAGCGGTAAACTCGTTAAGTGAGGAATGATAAAACAGGTAGTTTTAGTCCTCTCATGTGCTTCAGAAACAGTAGTTTGGTTGCTTGCGATGGAAAGTTAGTAATAATTATTTAAAAAACAAGAATTGAAAAAAAATATATGAGAAAAAGGCTCATTTTTTTGTTATAACCGGACATAAAGGCAAAAAAACAGGTATGAAAGGCAGGAATGGAGGATAATGGAGTGTATTATTATAAGTATATACCCTGTAACCAGGTTTTTTAGTGAAAAGTTAGAGGAGATTGTACATGTTATAAATAAATTGTATTCGTTCGCATGTAAAAAACTATTGAGACATTTGTTTGAATACTATCTAATAAGGTAGTCGTATTTGATTAAAGCATTTCAAAACGAAGTAAGAATCATATGAAAGAAACCATAGTATTCATAGCCTTGTTAATAAGCAACGGATTGTTTGCCCAGCAACCTTCTTTACCTGGAAAATGGATTGGCAAATTTGGCGGACAAATAACCCTGGTGTTTAACCTGGTACAAAAGCAGGACAGCCTTACGGGTACTTTCGACAGTCCTGACCAGATGGCCTTTGGTATTCCCCTGTCGCAGGTAACTTTTTTACAGGACACTTTGCAGGTTACATTGGATAACATTAAAGCCAGTTATAAAGGCAGGCTGGTAAATGATACTACCATTAGTGGCTCGTGGAAGCAGGGGGCCAGCCTGTTGCCTATTACTTTTAAAAAAACAGCTGTTCGCCGGCCACAAACACCGGTACCGCCTTTTACCTATAACAGTGAAGATGTAGAATATGATAATGCAGACAAGAGCATTCGTTTTGGTGGCACATTCACCAGCCCTAAAACAGGTGGGCCATTTGCCACTGCTATATTAATTACCGGTAGTGGCCAGGAAGACCGTGATGAAACAGTGATGGGCCATAAAACTTTTGCGGTGCTGGCTGACTATTTAACCAAAAACGGGTACGGGGTATTACGGGTAGACGACCGGGGCATAGGCAAAACCACCGGCAAGGTGCAAGACCTTACCAGTGAAGACCAGGCTGCCGATGTGGAAGCTGCCATCGATTACCTGAAAACCCGTAAGGAGGTAAACGCAGGTAAGATAGGGTTGATAGGGCATAGTGAAGGAGGTTATATTGCTGATATTGCAGGGGTAAAACGTGCTATGGATGTACACTTTATTATTACACTTGCCGGCCCGGGCGCTAAAGGTTCTATTTTGCTGGCCAACCAGAACGAAGCTATATTAATTAAGAATGGTGCGCCTGCTGTAGCAGCGGGTGCTTATCGCCGTTTCTTTTTGCAACTGGCCGATATGGTAACCATTCACAGCGACTCGGCTACTATCAACCAGGAAGCGTTGGCTACTTACCGCCGATGGAAAGCCACGGTGCCCGATTCGGTGCTGTTGATGCTGGGCATGGGCAATGAAGAACAGGCCATTGCCATTACGCAAAAACTGTCTAAGGTGTTTTCCACACCTTCTATGCGGGCATTATTAAAGGCAAATCC encodes the following:
- a CDS encoding alpha/beta hydrolase family protein yields the protein MKETIVFIALLISNGLFAQQPSLPGKWIGKFGGQITLVFNLVQKQDSLTGTFDSPDQMAFGIPLSQVTFLQDTLQVTLDNIKASYKGRLVNDTTISGSWKQGASLLPITFKKTAVRRPQTPVPPFTYNSEDVEYDNADKSIRFGGTFTSPKTGGPFATAILITGSGQEDRDETVMGHKTFAVLADYLTKNGYGVLRVDDRGIGKTTGKVQDLTSEDQAADVEAAIDYLKTRKEVNAGKIGLIGHSEGGYIADIAGVKRAMDVHFIITLAGPGAKGSILLANQNEAILIKNGAPAVAAGAYRRFFLQLADMVTIHSDSATINQEALATYRRWKATVPDSVLLMLGMGNEEQAIAITQKLSKVFSTPSMRALLKANPSTYIEQLSCKYLALNGSEDIQVLPGINLPPIREAIAKSKIKVYDVLELKGLNHIFQHCRSCTFAEYAELEETFAPEALDTVVQWLNRHVK
- a CDS encoding deoxyhypusine synthase family protein — translated: MMSKGPVSQFIQHHYRHFNGAALVDAAKGYETHLAEGGKMMVTLAGAMSTAELGISLAEMIRQDKIQIISCTGANLEEDVMNLVAHKSYKRVPNYRDLTPQDEWDLLENHYNRVTDTCIPEEEAFRRLQKHLVKAWEDAEAKGERYFPHEFLYQVVLSGELKQYYEIDPKDSWIVAAAEKNIPIVVPGWEDSTTGNIFASYVIKGQLKASTVKNGIEYMVWLADWYRQNSGGKGVGFFQIGGGIAGDFPICVVPMMYQDLEWHDVPFWSYFCQISDSTTSYGSYSGAVPNEKITWGKLDINTPKFIVESDATIVAPLIFAYLLGW